A single region of the Brassica rapa cultivar Chiifu-401-42 chromosome A03, CAAS_Brap_v3.01, whole genome shotgun sequence genome encodes:
- the LOC103856528 gene encoding DNA repair protein RAD5A yields MGTKVSDHLLSTVRSVVGSDYSDMDIIRALHMANLDPTAAINIIFDTPSFSKPNDIAAAAAAANSTPRGVNGGKRMEDGLKVCPFSEGAANHHRVEEEVDESVSGDECWWFVGCSELSGLSTCKGRRLKAGDELLFTFPSSKALKSEATMPGKRFGRGRPSARNVSDIVRFSTKDSGEIGRIPNEWAKCLLPLVRDKKVRIEGRCKSAPEALGIMDTILLSVSVYINSSMFQKHSATSLKVATNTAEESTFHPLPNLLRLLGLTPFKKAEFTPEDLSTRKRPLSSKDPVSTSLLQLNKVKKLNQDAEGDENEHCISDGDLDNIVGVGDSSDLQEMETPRKLLCELRAYQKQALHWMTQLEKGHCTDEAATMLHPCWEAYYLADKRELIIYLNSFTGDATIHFPSTLQMARGGILADAMGLGKTVMTISLMLAHSWKAASTGFQCPINEGDKVISSSLDECTSPSVKETKLPGFDKKLLEQQSALENGGNLIICPMTLLAQWKSEIEMHAKPGSLSVYLHYGPDRPKDVKLLTQSDVVITTYGVLTSEFFAENSAKSEGLYAVRWFRIVLDEAHTIKNSKTQVSLAAAALVSDRRWCLTGTPIQNTLEDLYSLLRFLRIEPWGTWAWWNKLVQKPFEEGDERGLKLVQSILKPIMLRRTKSSTDREGRPILVLPPADARVIYCELSESERDFYDALFKRSKVKFDQFVQQGKVLHNYASILELLLRLRQCCDHPFLVMSRGDTAQYSDLNKLAKRFLGGKSCGLEKEGKDVLPSVAFVQEVVEELSKGEQGECPICLEAFEDAVLTPCAHRLCRECLLASWRNSSSGLCPVCRKTVSKQELITAPTESRFQVDVEKNWVESSKITALLEELESFRSSGSKSIIFSQWTAFLDLLQIPLSRNNISFVRLDGTLNQQQREKVLKEFSEDGSIMVMLMSLKAGGVGINLTAASNAFVMDPWWNPAVEEQAVMRIHRIGQTKEVKIRRFIIKGTVEERMEAVQARKQRMISGALTDQEVRSARIEELKMLFT; encoded by the exons ATGGGGACGAAAGTTTCAGACCATCTGCTCTCCACCGTCAGATCAGTCGTGGGATCCGATTACTCAGACATGGACATAATCAGAGCCCTTCACATGGCGAATCTCGATCCCACGGCTGCCATCAATATAATCTTCGACACTCCCAGTTTCAGCAAACCTAACGATAtagccgccgccgccgccgccgctaATTCTACTCCGAGGGGGGTTAATGGAGGGAAGAGAATGGAGGACGGCTTAAAGGTCTGTCCTTTTAGTGAAGGAGCAGCGAACCATCATCGCGTGGAGGAAGAAGTAGATGAGAGTGTTTCAGGGGATGAGTGTTGGTGGTTCGTGGGCTGTTCCGAGTTGTCGGGATTGTCGACGTGTAAAGGAAGGAGATTGAAGGCTGGTGATGAGCTGTTGTTCACGTTTCCGAGTAGTAAAGCGTTAAAGTCCGAGGCTACGATGCCTGGGAAGCGATTTGGAAGGGGGAGGCCAAGTGCGCGTAATGTTTCTGATATCGTCAGGTTCTCTACAAAGGATTCAGGAGAG ATTGGTAGGATACCAAATGAGTGGGCTAAGTGTCTTCTACCGCTTGTGAGAGACAAGAAGGTTAGGATAGAAGGGAGATGCAAGTCGGCGCCTGAAGCATTAGGGATTATGGATACCATTCTTCTTTCAGTAAG TGTATACATTAATAGTTCCATGTTTCAAAAGCATAGTGCTACTTCACTTAAGGTAGCCACTAATACGGCAGAGGAATCAACATTCCATCCTCTCCCAAACCTCTTGCGGTTACTTGGTTTGACTCCCTTTAAGAAG GCAGAGTTTACTCCTGAGGATTTGTCTACTCGAAAGCGACCTTTGAGTTCCAAG GATCCCGTTTCTACTTCGTTGCTTCAATTAAACAAGGTCAAGAAGCTTAATCAAGATGCAGAGGGAGATGAAAATGAGCATTGTATCAGCGATGGTGATCTTGATAACATTGTTGGTGTTGGGGACAGTTCTGATTTACAG GAAATGGAAACTCCACGTAAACTTCTGTGTGAGCTTCGTGCGTATCAAAAGCAGGCACTTCACTGGATGACCCAACTGGAGAAAGGACATTGCACTGATGAGGCAGCAACAATGCTTCACCCATGTTGGGAAGCGTACTATCTAGCAGACAA GAGGGAACTTATTATCTACCTGAACTCTTTCACTGGTGATGCTACAATACACTTTCCTAGCACACTTCAAATGGCAAGAGGAGGA ATTCTAGCAGACGCAATGGGTCTCGGGAAGACTGTAATGACCATATCCCTCATGCTTGCACATTCATGGAAAGCTGCCTCAACCGGGTTTCAATGCCCAATTAATGAAGGAGACAAAGTGATCAGCAGTTCTTTAGATGAGTGTACTAGTCCTTCAGTGAAGGAAACTAAACTTCCAGGTTTTGATAAGAAGCTTCTGGAACAGCAAAGTGCCCTTGAAAATGGTGGTAACCTCATTATATGTCCGATGACACTTTTAGCCCAGTGGAAG TCAGAGATTGAAATGCATGCTAAGCCTGGGTCCCTATCTGTATATCTCCATTACGGCCCTGACAGGCCAAAGGATGTAAAACTTCTAACCCAGAGTGATGTTGTCATCACCACATATGGGGTTCTAACATCCGAGTTTTTCGCAGAG AACTCAGCCAAGAGTGAAGGACTTTATGCAGTTCGTTGGTTTAGGATTGTTCTTGACGAGGCACATACCATCAAAAACTCAAAAACCCAAGTATCCTTGGCTGCAGCTGCTTTGGTTTCTGATCGACGTTGGTGTCTTACGGGTACTCCTATTCAG AATACTTTGGAGGATTTATATAGCCTTCTACGATTTTTGAGGATTGAACCATGGGGAACTTGGGCATG GTGGAATAAACTTGTCCAAAAGCCATTTGAAGAGGGAGATGAGAGAGGGCTAAAGCTAGTCCAGTCTATCTTAAAACCTATCATGCTTAGGAGAACCAAGTCTAGCACCGATCGAGAAGGACG gcCGATTCTTGTTCTACCACCTGCTGATGCGCGGGTCATTTACTGTGAGCTCTCGGAGTCCGAGAGAGATTTCTACGATGCGCTGTTTAAAAGATCCAAG GTGAAATTTGATCAATTTGTTCAACAAGGGAAAGTTCTTCATAACTATGCTTCGATCCTGGAATTGCTTCTGCGTCTTAGACAGTGTTGTGATCACCCTTTTCTAGTAATGAG TCGAGGTGATACAGCGCAGTACTCTGATCTGAATAAGCTGGCTAAACGTTTTCTTGGTGGAAAATCTTGCGGTCTAGAGAAGGAAGGCAAAGATGTACTACCATCAGTGGCTTTTGTTCAGGAGGTGGTAGAGGAACTGAGCAAAGGAGAGCAAGGAGAGTGTCCAATATGCCTCGAAGCGTTTGAGGATGCCGTTTTAACACCGTGTGCTCATAGATTGTGTCGTGAGTGTCTCTTGGCGAGTTGGAGAAACTCTTCTTCTGGGTTATGTCCTGTGTGTAG GAAAACTGTGAGCAAACAAGAACTCATCACAGCACCAACCGAAAGTAGATTCCAGGTGGACGTGGAGAAGAATTGGGTAGAATCATCCAAAATCACTGCTCTTCTGGAAGAGCTTGAAAGTTTTCGTTCTTCAGGCTCTAAGAGCATTATCTTTAGCCAGTGGACTGCTTTTCTCGATCTCCTCCAAATTCCCCTCTCTCG GAACAACATTTCATTTGTGCGTCTGGATGGTACGCTAAACCAGCAGCAACGAGAGAAAGTCCTTAAAGAGTTTTCTGAAGATGGTAGTATCATG GTAATGTTGATGTCTCTAAAAGCTGGTGGGGTCGGGATAAATCTAACAGCTGCGTCCAATGCTTTTGTCATG GATCCATGGTGGAACCCAGCAGTAGAGGAACAAGCTGTTATGCGTATCCATCGTATAGGACAGACTAAGGAAGTCAAAATCAGAAGATTCATCATTAAG GGAACAGTTGAGGAGAGAATGGAGGCGGTTCAGGCGAGGAAACAGAGAATGATCTCTGGGGCTTTAACCGATCAAGAAGTACGAAGTGCACGTATAGAGGAACTCAAGATGTTGTTTACCTGA